A window from Leptothermofonsia sichuanensis E412 encodes these proteins:
- a CDS encoding phosphodiester glycosidase family protein: MTDESHTVKSGLFNGEHVVNRIFTWGQTNGSPVNLVEFLKQKTSLVKCALAVSLVAIPFCWGMAGEGEKAAIALSNSFLISQTSPTVHQGTQIILNGRALPGAWTQSQTGGVSSTGISDAGLLQMTGIELLNTEDPGSQPVQWFSDPVTNPLVLPARLIGPTRYLDITSLAFQAGWQLRVNGNTLQVDTPTARVLAVRQAPQPWGERFVIELDQPAPWQVDQRNQEFILTLDARMDSSLPVPATDTVQSPSQPSPDGQLGFLLSQPTPNQTRFRVGIPSSLRPRIWSLPNPNRLIVDVRADSLVNRNILWAPGLRWRSQILNLGADRFPVVWLVVNPRQPGIRLKPILPNPDTMTGIAPLAQTAALAQAAAAINGGFFNRNNQLPLGAVRLNGRWLSGPILNRGAIAWNDAGEFRIDRLTLQETLITSTGQRLPITHVNSGYIQAGIARYTPDWGAAYVPLSNNEILIGVQNARVINQQVVPTAGSRAFPIPADGYLLVLRSNSSAAINFPVGSSLRLESITSPPDFNRYPQIMAGGPLLLQNRQIVLNAEAEQFNRAFVTGKASRSAIGQLADSHIIIATVHNRIGGDGTTLTEIAQIMQQLGAVSALNLDGGSSTTLYLGGQILDRPPGTTARVHNGIGVFIQTGSKH, encoded by the coding sequence ATGACGGATGAAAGTCACACCGTAAAATCAGGGCTTTTCAACGGAGAGCATGTGGTCAATCGGATATTTACCTGGGGGCAGACAAATGGTAGTCCAGTCAATCTGGTGGAATTCCTTAAGCAGAAGACCAGCTTGGTGAAATGCGCCCTTGCGGTTTCCCTGGTGGCGATCCCATTCTGCTGGGGCATGGCAGGAGAGGGTGAAAAAGCAGCGATCGCTCTCTCCAATTCTTTCCTGATTAGCCAGACGTCCCCCACTGTCCATCAGGGAACTCAAATTATTCTCAATGGGCGTGCCCTTCCAGGTGCCTGGACCCAGTCACAGACAGGAGGGGTTTCCAGTACTGGTATCAGTGATGCCGGGTTACTCCAGATGACTGGGATAGAACTACTCAATACAGAGGATCCCGGCAGTCAGCCGGTTCAGTGGTTTTCTGATCCGGTCACCAATCCCCTGGTTTTGCCTGCCCGTTTGATAGGTCCTACCCGCTATCTGGACATCACCAGCCTTGCGTTTCAAGCAGGCTGGCAACTGCGAGTGAACGGCAATACACTCCAGGTGGATACCCCTACCGCCAGAGTCCTGGCAGTCCGTCAGGCACCCCAACCCTGGGGGGAAAGATTCGTGATTGAGCTGGATCAACCAGCCCCCTGGCAGGTTGACCAGCGGAACCAGGAATTTATCCTGACCCTCGATGCCCGGATGGATTCTTCCCTGCCTGTCCCCGCCACCGACACGGTCCAGAGTCCAAGCCAGCCCAGCCCTGACGGTCAACTGGGGTTTCTCCTTTCCCAACCCACCCCCAACCAGACCCGGTTTCGTGTGGGCATTCCCAGCAGTCTGCGCCCTCGGATCTGGAGCTTGCCCAACCCTAACCGTCTGATTGTGGATGTCCGCGCCGATTCCCTGGTTAATCGCAATATCCTGTGGGCACCCGGACTCCGCTGGCGCTCCCAAATATTGAACCTGGGTGCCGATCGCTTTCCAGTCGTCTGGCTGGTAGTCAATCCGCGCCAGCCTGGAATCCGGCTTAAACCGATTCTGCCCAATCCCGACACAATGACAGGCATTGCTCCCCTGGCTCAAACGGCAGCTCTGGCTCAAGCAGCCGCGGCTATCAACGGCGGCTTCTTTAATCGCAATAACCAGCTTCCCCTGGGAGCCGTTCGCCTGAATGGGCGCTGGCTTTCTGGTCCCATTCTCAATCGAGGGGCGATCGCCTGGAACGATGCCGGAGAATTTCGTATCGATCGCCTCACCCTCCAGGAAACTCTGATTACTTCTACAGGACAGCGCCTGCCCATTACCCATGTCAACAGCGGCTACATTCAGGCAGGCATTGCTCGCTACACCCCTGACTGGGGAGCGGCTTACGTTCCCCTCTCCAATAATGAAATCCTGATCGGGGTGCAAAATGCTCGCGTTATCAACCAACAGGTTGTCCCAACAGCCGGCAGTCGGGCGTTTCCCATTCCTGCGGATGGCTATCTTCTGGTACTCCGTTCCAACAGTTCGGCGGCAATCAACTTCCCAGTCGGCTCCTCCCTTCGCTTAGAGAGCATCACCAGCCCCCCTGATTTCAACCGCTACCCCCAGATCATGGCAGGGGGACCCCTCCTGCTGCAAAACCGGCAAATTGTCCTGAATGCAGAGGCAGAGCAGTTCAACCGGGCGTTTGTGACCGGAAAAGCCAGCCGCAGCGCGATTGGACAACTGGCAGACAGCCATATAATCATCGCCACAGTCCATAACCGTATCGGGGGCGACGGTACCACCCTGACTGAAATCGCCCAAATTATGCAGCAACTTGGGGCGGTCAGTGCACTCAACCTGGACGGTGGAAGCTCAACAACTCTCTACCTCGGAGGACAGATCCTCGATCGCCCCCCTGGAACCACTGCCCGCGTTCACAACGGTATCGGTGTTTTTATCCAGACCGGGAGCAAACATTGA
- a CDS encoding phosphomannose isomerase type II C-terminal cupin domain — MAQPQENHQVPTLALSGSPGQKPVAATELRPWGSFTILEEGRGYKIKRIEVKPGHRLSLQMHHHRSEHWIVVSGTAKVTCGDEERILGTNQSTYVPQCTSHRLENPGVIPLVLIEVQNGEYLGEDDIVRFQDDYARAQ, encoded by the coding sequence TTGGCTCAACCTCAAGAAAACCATCAAGTTCCTACCCTTGCCTTATCAGGCTCTCCTGGCCAGAAGCCAGTCGCCGCTACCGAACTGAGACCCTGGGGTTCCTTTACAATCCTGGAAGAAGGGCGAGGATATAAAATCAAGCGGATCGAGGTGAAACCTGGTCACCGCCTCAGCCTGCAAATGCACCACCACCGGAGTGAGCACTGGATTGTGGTGTCTGGCACGGCAAAGGTCACCTGTGGCGACGAGGAACGAATTCTGGGCACGAATCAATCTACCTATGTGCCCCAGTGCACATCTCATCGGTTAGAAAATCCTGGAGTTATTCCCCTGGTACTGATCGAAGTCCAGAATGGAGAGTATCTGGGTGAGGACGACATCGTTCGCTTCCAGGATGATTACGCCCGCGCTCAGTAA
- a CDS encoding HesB/IscA family protein, whose protein sequence is MIHLSPTAASEILRLRSKRRRNNQDLMFRLGVQSQGCLGLSYVMGFDGETRTGDQVCDCDGIPVVIDSESFPYLNGLFLDYSEDLMGGGFRFRNPNVGQSCSCGLSFSIAG, encoded by the coding sequence ATGATTCACCTCAGCCCTACGGCAGCAAGCGAGATTCTCCGATTGCGCTCAAAACGTAGACGTAATAATCAAGATCTTATGTTTCGCCTGGGTGTCCAGTCTCAAGGATGCCTGGGCTTGTCCTATGTCATGGGGTTTGATGGGGAAACCAGAACTGGAGATCAGGTCTGCGATTGTGATGGCATTCCAGTTGTCATTGACTCAGAGAGCTTCCCCTATCTCAACGGATTATTTCTGGACTATTCAGAAGATCTGATGGGTGGAGGATTTCGCTTTCGTAATCCTAACGTCGGACAGAGTTGTAGCTGTGGACTCTCTTTCTCGATTGCGGGTTAG
- the rpsL gene encoding 30S ribosomal protein S12, with amino-acid sequence MPTIQQLIRSEREKTQKKTKSPALKSCPQRRGVCTRVYTTTPKKPNSALRKVARVRLTSGYEVTAYIPGIGHNLQEHSVVMIRGGRVKDLPGVRYHIIRGTLDTAGVKDRKQGRSKYGAKRPKS; translated from the coding sequence ATGCCCACGATTCAGCAACTCATCCGTAGCGAACGCGAAAAAACTCAAAAGAAGACAAAATCCCCGGCTTTGAAGAGTTGCCCCCAGCGGCGTGGCGTTTGTACGCGAGTTTACACCACCACTCCGAAAAAGCCAAATTCTGCTCTGCGAAAGGTCGCCAGGGTTCGTTTAACTTCTGGTTATGAGGTGACCGCCTATATTCCAGGCATTGGCCATAACCTTCAAGAACACTCGGTTGTGATGATCCGGGGTGGAAGGGTTAAAGATTTACCCGGTGTTCGCTATCACATTATCCGTGGAACGCTGGATACGGCTGGAGTTAAGGATCGCAAGCAAGGACGTTCTAAGTACGGTGCTAAGCGTCCTAAATCATAG
- the rpsG gene encoding 30S ribosomal protein S7, translating to MSRRTTVQKRPVPPDPVHNSRLVSMMIRRIMKSGKKSVATHIVYDAFETIAQRTGSDPIEVFERAVKNATPLVEVKARRVGGATYQVPMEVRSDRGTALALRWLIQFSRQRSGKSMASKLANELMDAANETGSAIRKREETHRMAEANKAFAHYRY from the coding sequence ATGTCCCGCCGCACTACTGTTCAAAAGCGTCCTGTTCCCCCTGATCCCGTTCACAACTCTCGCCTGGTGAGTATGATGATACGGCGAATTATGAAGAGTGGTAAGAAATCCGTTGCCACCCATATTGTTTATGATGCTTTTGAGACGATCGCCCAGCGTACGGGATCCGATCCTATCGAAGTATTTGAGCGGGCTGTCAAGAATGCCACACCCCTGGTGGAGGTAAAAGCCCGCCGGGTAGGGGGGGCGACCTACCAGGTGCCGATGGAAGTTCGCTCTGACCGGGGAACGGCACTGGCACTCCGCTGGCTGATCCAGTTTTCCCGCCAGCGTTCTGGTAAAAGCATGGCAAGTAAGCTGGCAAACGAACTGATGGATGCCGCGAATGAAACAGGAAGCGCCATTCGCAAGCGGGAAGAGACTCACCGTATGGCTGAGGCTAATAAAGCATTTGCCCATTATCGCTACTAG